From the genome of Chloroflexota bacterium, one region includes:
- a CDS encoding sugar phosphate isomerase/epimerase produces MDITTISLAVGSGLRDGHIASLEAALRHISDLGFTGAELSAHAVSAIVNGRLYHPQVQRVQAVLRQFPLRYTVHAPNRLNLAFGEPAELQVETLRACLEFCAAIDAPVLVYHSGLQALDAARAGLRALPTEGELAAGREREVAALRTLAPIAADLGVTIAMENGDPHLWEYTLIQAHGYPADELPRYHARLCIPPIIEQLAAIDHPAVGMCLDIGHLHVAAHTVGFDYLQAVHQAAPWVRHIHVNDNFGKLDGGFNNEADRLPFGEGDLHLPPGWGAIPYREVFARLSDYHGILVMEIKPRYIEHLGEALDTLHSLIGEAEQLRM; encoded by the coding sequence ATGGACATCACCACCATCAGCTTGGCCGTCGGCAGCGGCCTGAGGGACGGCCATATCGCCAGCCTGGAAGCGGCACTCCGCCACATCAGCGATCTGGGGTTCACGGGGGCCGAGCTCTCCGCCCATGCGGTCAGCGCCATCGTGAACGGCAGGCTCTACCATCCCCAGGTGCAACGGGTACAGGCGGTCCTCCGGCAGTTCCCGCTGCGATACACCGTCCACGCCCCCAACCGGCTGAACCTGGCGTTCGGGGAGCCCGCCGAACTGCAGGTGGAGACGCTGCGCGCCTGCCTGGAATTCTGCGCTGCCATCGACGCCCCGGTGCTGGTCTATCACAGCGGCCTGCAGGCGCTGGACGCCGCACGAGCCGGGCTGCGCGCTCTGCCCACGGAGGGAGAGCTGGCTGCCGGGCGAGAACGAGAGGTGGCCGCTCTCCGCACGCTGGCCCCCATCGCCGCTGACCTGGGTGTGACGATCGCCATGGAGAACGGGGATCCACACCTGTGGGAGTATACCCTCATCCAGGCCCACGGCTATCCCGCCGATGAACTGCCGCGCTATCATGCCCGGCTGTGCATCCCCCCGATCATCGAGCAGTTGGCCGCCATCGACCACCCCGCCGTCGGCATGTGTCTGGACATCGGGCACCTGCACGTAGCGGCCCACACGGTGGGATTCGACTACCTCCAGGCGGTCCACCAGGCCGCTCCCTGGGTCCGACATATCCATGTGAACGATAACTTCGGCAAACTGGACGGCGGATTTAACAACGAGGCCGATCGGCTGCCCTTTGGGGAGGGCGATCTGCACCTCCCGCCCGGTTGGGGCGCCATCCCCTACCGGGAGGTATTCGCCCGCCTATCCGACTATCACGGCATCCTCGTCATGGAGATCAAGCCCCGATACATAGAGCACCTGGGAGAGGCGCTGGACACGCTTCACTCCCTGATCGGCGAAGCAGAACAACTGCGTATGTGA
- a CDS encoding zinc-dependent alcohol dehydrogenase family protein, which produces MLAARLHQAQPIETHPLVLEEVPDPTPGPGQIRLRVRACGLCHTDLHTVEGELRLPRLPIIPGHQIVGIVDQVGPGVTRFQPGDRAGVPWLNHTCGECEYCRRGQENLCERAQFTGLHVDGGYAQYTVVDENFAYPLPEGYDDLQVAPLLCAGIIGYRALRLSEIRPGERLGLYGFGASAHIVIQIAIHWGCEVYVFTRSEEHRQLARELGAAWVGRAEDTPPQQVDSSIIFAPAGPLVPEALRVLRKGGTLALAGIYMTPIPEMDYGLLYWEKTIRSVANSTREDAEGLLEIAPKVPIRTEVETYPLDQINQALERMKRSEIRGAAVLEIP; this is translated from the coding sequence ATGCTGGCAGCACGCCTTCATCAAGCGCAACCGATCGAAACCCACCCCTTGGTCCTGGAAGAGGTGCCAGACCCTACGCCGGGCCCGGGGCAGATTCGGCTTCGCGTCCGGGCCTGCGGGCTCTGTCACACCGACCTGCATACCGTGGAAGGCGAGTTGAGACTGCCCCGCCTGCCCATCATCCCTGGCCACCAGATCGTGGGCATCGTGGATCAGGTCGGCCCGGGCGTCACCCGCTTCCAACCGGGTGACCGTGCTGGCGTTCCCTGGCTGAACCACACGTGCGGAGAGTGCGAGTACTGCCGGCGAGGGCAGGAGAATCTGTGCGAACGGGCGCAGTTCACCGGCCTGCATGTAGATGGTGGCTACGCGCAGTACACCGTCGTTGACGAGAACTTCGCCTATCCCCTGCCCGAGGGATACGATGATCTCCAGGTCGCCCCATTGCTCTGCGCCGGCATCATCGGCTACCGGGCGCTGCGACTGAGCGAGATCCGGCCGGGGGAGCGACTGGGCCTCTACGGGTTTGGGGCCTCCGCTCACATCGTCATCCAGATCGCCATTCATTGGGGATGCGAGGTGTACGTTTTCACCCGCAGCGAGGAGCACCGACAGCTGGCCCGAGAGCTGGGCGCAGCCTGGGTCGGCCGCGCCGAGGATACCCCACCCCAACAGGTGGATAGCAGCATCATCTTCGCCCCCGCCGGCCCATTGGTCCCAGAGGCGCTACGCGTGTTACGCAAGGGGGGAACCTTGGCTCTGGCGGGCATCTACATGACCCCTATCCCAGAGATGGATTATGGGTTGCTTTACTGGGAGAAGACGATCCGGAGCGTCGCGAACAGCACGCGAGAGGACGCGGAAGGCCTGCTGGAGATCGCGCCGAAGGTCCCGATTCGCACGGAAGTGGAGACCTATCCACTGGACCAGATCAACCAGGCTCTGGAGCGGATGAAGCGCAGCGAGATCCGCGGGGCAGCCGTACTGGAAATCCCCTGA
- a CDS encoding aldo/keto reductase has product MELVELGSTGIRVSPLAFGTGTSGWAGSSAQTRLGFQRLVDLLRLGYDLGITFWDLADQYGSHPHAAEALKTLDRSRLVIATKTASRSHREVEQDIRRYLRELGTDYLDIVLLHYVTDGRWMERYPGAIEALIHAKERGLTRAIGASFHSLDAIHAAARSPWLDVALVRINYDGRNMDDTPSAVAAAIEQLAAAGKAVYGMKVLGLGALPPERAIPYALGLSGVSAITIGMCNEEEIHQNVAIVTRWQRQKASASRM; this is encoded by the coding sequence ATGGAACTGGTCGAACTGGGAAGCACGGGAATTCGGGTATCTCCGCTAGCCTTTGGGACCGGGACCAGCGGCTGGGCCGGCAGTTCGGCCCAAACCCGGCTCGGATTTCAACGCCTCGTGGACCTGCTGCGCCTGGGCTACGATCTCGGCATCACCTTCTGGGATCTCGCCGATCAGTATGGCAGCCATCCACATGCGGCCGAAGCGCTCAAAACGCTGGACCGCTCCCGCCTGGTCATCGCCACCAAGACGGCCAGCCGGTCCCATCGTGAGGTCGAGCAAGACATCCGCCGTTATCTGCGAGAGCTGGGCACCGACTATCTGGACATCGTGCTGCTGCACTATGTGACGGACGGGCGGTGGATGGAACGATACCCCGGAGCCATAGAGGCGTTGATCCACGCCAAAGAGCGGGGGCTCACACGAGCGATCGGGGCGTCATTCCACAGCCTGGATGCCATCCATGCGGCAGCCCGATCCCCCTGGCTGGACGTGGCTCTGGTGCGGATCAACTACGACGGGCGCAACATGGACGACACGCCGTCGGCCGTCGCCGCGGCCATCGAGCAGCTGGCCGCGGCCGGCAAGGCCGTCTACGGCATGAAGGTGTTGGGCCTCGGCGCGCTGCCCCCGGAGAGGGCGATCCCCTATGCCCTCGGCCTATCGGGCGTCAGCGCCATCACCATCGGCATGTGCAACGAGGAGGAGATCCACCAGAACGTTGCCATCGTGACCCGCTGGCAACGCCAGAAGGCGAGCGCGTCGCGCATGTGA
- a CDS encoding xanthine dehydrogenase family protein molybdopterin-binding subunit: MTELKVVGKPFPRVDAQEKVTGEAIFGTDVKLPGMLVGKFLGSPHPHAEIVSIDTSEAEKLPGVHAVITAADLPQSDQYDPGSRAHAVLARDRVLFVGQPVAAVAAEDLSTAEEALARIRVEYRPLPAVLDPVEAMQPGSPVIQHGKAGTSVEMDIHTQQAAGVQTDEPGEGGNVVNHILFEQGDIEQAFAESDVIVERQVRMPMVHQGYIEPHAQTAAWDSKGNLTMWLSTQGQFVTQETLCEVLGLEASQVRVISTEIGGGFGGKASLFAPLTAVLARKAGRPVRLVLTRSEELQAANPAPMVVIDIKVGARKDGRITGIRAKVVMDTGAYPGAPMTVTTLMLGQPYKFTAMYIDGYEVLTNKPSVTAYRAPGGPNASAALEPCIDMLARELGMDPLAFRKLNAAEEGDLQPHGRPHPRIGLKEVLEAIEPAWRALADKPKKTNGRLRGRGVACGGWGGGRGPGSALVLLDPDGTFRLVTGTVDLTGSFTSLAQIAAEGLGVSLSQVRPYKGDTATGPWAPMSAGSQTTYGQGPAVLEAALDARRQVLEYAARELDADPDDLTLTDGRVYVTDDPSQEISLSRLYLLTHGWDARYEPVVGRGAAPRRSEAPGYAASVAEVEVDPETGKVVVTYLATAQDVGQAINPLSVEGQIQGGTAQSIGMGLWEELVFDERGRLLNPNLLDYRQATAADLPMIDAILVNVPAGDGAFGLKIVGEPSIVPPIGAIANAIADAIGVYITDYPITAERVWRAMQDA; the protein is encoded by the coding sequence ATGACCGAGTTGAAGGTGGTGGGCAAGCCGTTCCCCAGGGTGGATGCGCAGGAGAAGGTGACCGGCGAGGCGATCTTCGGCACCGACGTGAAGCTGCCGGGCATGCTGGTGGGGAAGTTCCTGGGCAGCCCGCATCCGCACGCGGAGATCGTCTCCATCGATACCAGCGAGGCTGAGAAGCTGCCGGGCGTTCACGCCGTGATCACCGCCGCCGACCTTCCTCAGAGCGACCAATACGATCCCGGCTCGCGAGCCCACGCCGTCCTGGCCCGGGATCGCGTCCTCTTCGTCGGCCAGCCGGTTGCCGCCGTCGCCGCCGAGGACCTCTCGACAGCTGAGGAGGCGCTGGCCCGGATCCGGGTGGAGTATCGCCCGCTGCCGGCCGTGCTGGACCCCGTGGAGGCGATGCAGCCGGGCAGCCCGGTGATCCAACATGGCAAGGCGGGTACCTCGGTGGAGATGGATATCCATACCCAACAGGCGGCCGGGGTGCAGACCGATGAGCCAGGTGAGGGCGGGAACGTCGTCAATCACATCCTGTTCGAGCAGGGGGACATCGAGCAGGCCTTCGCCGAGTCGGATGTGATCGTCGAGCGCCAGGTCCGCATGCCGATGGTGCATCAGGGGTACATCGAGCCGCACGCTCAGACGGCCGCATGGGATTCCAAGGGCAACCTGACGATGTGGCTCTCCACGCAGGGGCAGTTCGTCACCCAGGAGACGCTGTGCGAGGTGCTGGGGCTGGAAGCCTCGCAGGTGCGGGTGATCAGCACGGAGATCGGTGGCGGTTTTGGTGGGAAGGCGAGCCTGTTCGCCCCGCTGACGGCGGTGTTGGCCCGGAAGGCGGGACGTCCCGTGCGGCTGGTGCTGACCCGCTCCGAGGAGTTGCAGGCTGCGAATCCAGCCCCGATGGTGGTGATCGACATCAAAGTGGGGGCCAGGAAGGATGGTCGGATAACCGGCATTCGGGCGAAGGTGGTCATGGACACCGGCGCCTATCCCGGGGCTCCCATGACGGTCACGACGCTTATGTTGGGACAGCCGTACAAGTTCACCGCCATGTACATCGATGGCTATGAGGTGTTGACCAACAAACCCAGCGTCACGGCGTATCGGGCGCCGGGAGGGCCGAACGCATCGGCTGCGCTGGAGCCTTGCATCGATATGTTGGCTCGGGAGCTGGGGATGGACCCGTTGGCCTTCCGTAAGCTCAACGCCGCAGAGGAGGGGGATCTGCAACCTCACGGCCGGCCGCATCCCCGGATCGGGCTGAAGGAGGTGTTGGAGGCCATCGAGCCCGCCTGGCGAGCGCTGGCCGACAAGCCGAAGAAGACGAACGGTCGGCTACGGGGGCGCGGCGTCGCCTGCGGTGGATGGGGAGGCGGGCGAGGCCCCGGCTCTGCGCTGGTTCTGTTGGATCCGGATGGCACCTTCCGCCTGGTGACGGGCACGGTAGACCTGACCGGGTCCTTTACCAGCCTGGCGCAGATCGCCGCCGAGGGACTGGGCGTGTCGTTGTCTCAGGTGCGCCCTTACAAGGGAGACACGGCCACCGGCCCATGGGCCCCGATGAGCGCGGGGAGCCAGACCACCTACGGGCAAGGGCCTGCGGTCCTGGAGGCGGCGCTGGATGCCCGTCGCCAGGTGCTGGAGTACGCCGCCCGAGAGCTGGATGCGGACCCGGATGATCTGACGCTCACCGACGGCAGGGTTTATGTGACCGATGACCCCTCTCAGGAGATCTCCTTATCCCGGCTGTACCTGCTGACGCACGGGTGGGATGCTCGCTACGAGCCGGTGGTGGGCCGCGGGGCCGCGCCGCGCCGGAGCGAGGCGCCCGGCTATGCCGCCAGCGTGGCCGAGGTGGAGGTGGATCCGGAGACGGGTAAGGTGGTCGTGACCTATCTGGCGACGGCGCAGGACGTCGGGCAGGCGATCAATCCGCTGTCCGTGGAGGGGCAGATCCAGGGGGGCACGGCACAGAGCATCGGCATGGGGTTGTGGGAGGAGCTCGTTTTCGATGAGCGGGGGCGGCTGCTCAACCCCAACCTGCTGGACTATCGTCAGGCCACGGCGGCCGATCTCCCCATGATCGACGCCATCCTGGTGAATGTCCCGGCCGGTGATGGAGCCTTCGGGCTGAAGATCGTCGGCGAGCCCTCCATCGTACCCCCGATCGGCGCCATCGCCAACGCCATCGCCGACGCGATCGGCGTGTACATCACGGATTACCCGATCACGGCGGAACGGGTCTGGCGTGCGATGCAGGACGCCTGA
- a CDS encoding (2Fe-2S)-binding protein encodes MTTKAIEKVRVSFVVNGRPVTVETAPHRTLLEVLRDDLDLTGTKEGCGTGDCGACTVHLDGEAVCSCLVLAPEVDGREVVTIEGVAEDGRLHPLQEAFIELGGLQCGFCTPGFIMTALAFLNKNPDPTEAEVREGIAGNLCRCTGYDKIVKAILAASDRMEAER; translated from the coding sequence ATGACTACAAAAGCGATTGAGAAAGTTCGGGTGAGCTTTGTTGTGAACGGACGCCCAGTGACCGTGGAGACGGCGCCCCATCGCACGCTGTTGGAGGTGCTGCGGGATGATTTGGATCTGACTGGCACGAAGGAGGGGTGCGGGACGGGGGATTGCGGCGCCTGTACGGTCCACCTGGACGGTGAGGCCGTCTGTTCCTGCCTGGTGTTGGCACCGGAGGTGGATGGCCGAGAGGTGGTGACCATCGAGGGGGTGGCAGAGGATGGCCGCCTGCACCCGTTACAGGAGGCGTTCATCGAGCTCGGCGGACTTCAGTGCGGATTCTGCACCCCGGGCTTCATCATGACCGCCCTCGCCTTCCTGAACAAGAACCCGGACCCAACCGAGGCCGAGGTGCGAGAGGGGATTGCGGGCAATCTGTGTCGATGTACCGGCTATGACAAGATCGTGAAGGCGATCCTGGCGGCCAGTGATCGGATGGAGGCGGAGCGATGA
- a CDS encoding xanthine dehydrogenase family protein subunit M has translation MRKFAYEVPQSLQEASQVLRHWGPDARVLAGGTDLLVQIKESGWVPSCLVSLRRLDALKGIRWDEGRLWIGARTTMKELLGSSEARPCTALLEGAGLIGSPQIRSVATIGGNICNAAPSADTAPGLIALGAEAVIADGGQRVVPVEDFFTGPGQTVLQTGELLTGVRIPRPPARSGSAYLRHTPRAWMDIAVVGVASYVQLDEAGRCADVRIALGAVAPTPIRAPQAEAILRGESPTSEAIEAAARQAAQEARPISDVRGSADYRRHLVYVLTRRTLHMALARAQADS, from the coding sequence ATGCGAAAATTCGCCTATGAGGTCCCCCAGAGCCTGCAGGAGGCCTCGCAGGTTCTGCGGCACTGGGGACCCGACGCTCGTGTGTTGGCTGGTGGCACCGATTTATTGGTGCAGATCAAGGAAAGCGGTTGGGTGCCATCGTGCCTGGTGAGCCTGCGCCGTCTGGATGCCCTGAAGGGGATCCGTTGGGATGAGGGGCGCTTGTGGATCGGGGCCCGGACGACGATGAAGGAGTTGCTGGGCTCCTCGGAGGCTCGCCCCTGTACGGCGTTGCTCGAGGGCGCCGGACTCATCGGATCGCCTCAGATCCGCAGCGTGGCGACCATTGGGGGGAACATATGCAATGCGGCTCCTTCGGCGGATACCGCTCCGGGCCTCATCGCCCTGGGGGCGGAGGCCGTCATCGCCGATGGGGGGCAGCGAGTGGTGCCGGTGGAGGATTTCTTCACCGGGCCAGGGCAGACGGTGCTGCAAACCGGCGAGCTGCTGACCGGCGTGCGCATCCCCAGGCCGCCGGCTCGCTCCGGGAGCGCCTATCTGCGCCATACCCCGCGCGCCTGGATGGATATCGCGGTCGTGGGCGTCGCCAGCTATGTGCAACTGGACGAGGCGGGGCGGTGTGCGGACGTGCGCATCGCGCTGGGGGCAGTCGCCCCAACGCCGATTCGGGCGCCTCAGGCGGAGGCCATCCTCCGGGGCGAGTCCCCCACGTCCGAGGCGATCGAGGCCGCCGCCCGGCAGGCGGCGCAGGAGGCCAGGCCGATCAGTGATGTGCGTGGATCGGCCGACTATCGGCGGCACCTGGTTTATGTCTTGACCCGCAGGACGCTGCATATGGCGTTGGCCCGTGCCCAGGCGGATTCGTGA
- a CDS encoding response regulator transcription factor produces the protein MTKKILVVDDEPKILQVVTGYLEQAGFQVVTARDGPTALSIFRHEKPDLVILDLMLPGMDGLDVCQIIRRESGVPIIMLTARAEEVDRLIGLEMGADDYVVKPFSPREVVARVRAVLRRAAGEIAPPEILRAGDIVIDLARHTVEVAGKAVDLTPTEFDLLVALARYPGRTFTRLQLLEQIQGSAYDGYERTVDAHIKNLRAKIEPNPKQPRYIVTVYGVGYKLEENPGAK, from the coding sequence ATGACCAAGAAGATCCTGGTCGTTGACGACGAGCCGAAGATCCTCCAGGTGGTCACGGGCTACCTGGAACAGGCGGGCTTCCAGGTGGTCACCGCCAGAGACGGGCCGACGGCGCTCAGCATCTTCCGCCACGAGAAGCCTGATCTGGTGATCCTGGACCTCATGTTGCCGGGCATGGACGGGCTAGACGTATGTCAAATCATCCGGCGGGAATCCGGCGTTCCCATCATCATGCTCACCGCCCGGGCGGAGGAGGTGGATCGGCTCATCGGCTTGGAGATGGGCGCCGACGACTACGTGGTCAAGCCGTTCAGCCCTCGCGAGGTGGTGGCCCGGGTGCGGGCGGTGCTACGACGCGCCGCCGGGGAGATCGCCCCTCCCGAGATCCTGAGAGCCGGCGACATCGTGATCGATCTCGCCCGACACACGGTGGAGGTCGCCGGCAAAGCGGTCGACCTCACCCCCACGGAGTTCGATCTGCTGGTCGCCCTGGCGCGCTACCCCGGCCGAACCTTCACCCGACTCCAACTGCTGGAGCAGATCCAGGGAAGCGCCTACGATGGATACGAGCGAACGGTGGATGCGCACATCAAGAACTTGCGGGCCAAGATCGAGCCCAACCCCAAGCAACCCCGATACATCGTGACGGTATACGGCGTGGGGTACAAGCTGGAGGAGAACCCCGGTGCGAAGTAA
- a CDS encoding HAMP domain-containing protein, giving the protein MRSNLFLKLLGAFALIILIYAAIVLITVGRATTGEFRLYTTRSGQLWAQQLEPILADYYARTGGWEGVEAALQSSMGAMMPHSGMMMGPGMMGEMMGRGMMGGQWDREDGLNMWAMMGQRLILADEQGRVVADTAGEWIGRTLSPQELTAGVPILVDGRRVGTIITASLATPDVTTPAGQFLQSVNRSLLLAGLAASIVALILGAALFFQLTAPIRRLKAAAQAIASGDLSHRVPVRSQDELGELAQAFNTMAESLARAETQRRHLMADIAHELRTPISVIQGNLEAMLDGVLPTNAEQIASLHEETLLLGRLVADLRLLSLAEAGQLKLERGEAKLDRLVRKVAELMQPRAQEKGIRFEIDVSADLPPVFVDPDRIHQVIGNLVSNALRYAPPGGRVTIRAFTEGTPGDPDASVIVQVTDDGPGIAAQDLPHVFDRFYRADRSRTRASGGSGLGLAIVKHLVEAHGGRVWAESPVFTRPDGTRHGTRVSFTLPTVQPSEPPPRKTKGS; this is encoded by the coding sequence GTGCGAAGTAACCTGTTCCTCAAGCTGCTCGGCGCCTTCGCCCTGATCATCCTGATCTATGCCGCCATCGTCCTCATCACGGTGGGGCGAGCCACGACGGGCGAGTTCCGCCTGTACACGACCCGAAGCGGCCAGCTATGGGCCCAACAACTGGAGCCCATCCTGGCCGACTACTACGCCCGCACCGGGGGTTGGGAGGGTGTCGAGGCGGCGCTGCAAAGCTCCATGGGGGCGATGATGCCCCATTCGGGCATGATGATGGGCCCCGGCATGATGGGCGAGATGATGGGGCGTGGCATGATGGGCGGGCAGTGGGACCGAGAGGATGGGCTGAACATGTGGGCCATGATGGGGCAACGGCTCATCCTGGCCGACGAGCAGGGACGCGTCGTCGCCGATACGGCCGGGGAGTGGATCGGACGAACGCTCTCCCCCCAGGAGCTGACGGCGGGGGTTCCCATCCTCGTGGACGGCCGCCGGGTGGGCACGATCATCACGGCTTCACTGGCCACCCCGGATGTGACCACCCCGGCCGGGCAGTTCCTCCAATCCGTCAACCGATCCCTCTTGCTGGCCGGGCTGGCGGCCAGCATCGTGGCCCTGATCCTGGGAGCAGCGCTCTTCTTCCAGCTCACCGCCCCCATCCGCCGGCTGAAAGCGGCCGCTCAGGCCATCGCCTCAGGCGACCTGAGCCATCGGGTCCCCGTCCGGTCCCAGGACGAGCTGGGTGAGCTGGCCCAAGCCTTCAACACCATGGCCGAAAGCCTAGCCCGGGCGGAGACGCAACGCCGCCACCTGATGGCCGACATCGCGCACGAGCTCCGCACGCCCATCAGCGTGATCCAGGGCAACCTAGAGGCCATGCTGGACGGCGTCCTCCCCACCAACGCGGAACAGATCGCCTCCCTCCACGAGGAAACGCTGCTGCTGGGACGCCTGGTGGCGGACCTAAGATTGCTATCCCTGGCCGAAGCCGGCCAGCTCAAGCTGGAGCGCGGCGAGGCAAAGTTGGACAGGCTGGTCCGCAAAGTGGCGGAGCTGATGCAGCCACGGGCGCAAGAGAAGGGCATCCGATTCGAGATCGATGTGTCCGCCGATCTTCCCCCTGTGTTCGTCGATCCCGACCGCATCCATCAGGTGATCGGCAACCTGGTGAGCAACGCCCTGCGGTACGCGCCGCCAGGCGGCCGGGTGACCATCCGAGCCTTCACGGAGGGGACGCCCGGAGATCCCGACGCAAGCGTGATCGTGCAGGTCACGGACGACGGGCCGGGCATCGCGGCCCAGGATCTGCCACACGTGTTCGACCGCTTCTATCGGGCCGATCGATCCCGGACGCGAGCCAGCGGCGGCTCCGGGCTGGGTCTGGCCATCGTCAAACACCTGGTGGAAGCTCACGGCGGCCGGGTGTGGGCGGAGAGCCCCGTCTTCACCCGCCCCGATGGGACCCGTCACGGCACCCGGGTATCGTTCACCCTGCCCACAGTCCAGCCCTCCGAGCCGCCCCCTCGCAAAACGAAAGGGTCCTGA
- the acs gene encoding acetate--CoA ligase, which yields MTDRQFVDGEVVFPSEEVVARARLKDWDAMARRAAEDLEGFWAQEAEELEWYRKWDKVLDDSEKPFYKWFTGAKVNIVHNCLDRYQKSWRRNKLALIWIGEPGDVRTYSYYALNREVNQFANVLKAMGIQKGDRITIYMPRVPEIVIAMLACAKIGAVHSVVYGGFSVDALQGRIEDSQSRMVITADGGWMNGKIVELKRMVDEALKRCPSVETVITVRRTGHEVRMEPGRDYWYHDLIGLPIATGKCPTEQLDAEDPLFILYTSGTTGVPKAILHTHGGYMVGIYTTLKYVFDIQDEDRWWCAADPGWITGHSYIVYGPLLNGATTFMYEGAPTYPYPDRWWALIEKYGITILYTAPTAIRGLMRFGESWPNRHDLSSLRLLGSVGEPINPEAWRWYYEVIGGGRCPIMDTWWQTETGMFMITPTPVVPLKPGSGTRPFFGQEAEIVDEDGNPVPDGEEGYLVLKRPWPAMMRTIYKDPDRYVSQYWSRFPGKYMTGDSAKRDRDGYFWIIGRVDDVIKVSGYRLGTAEIESALVSHPAVAEAAAIGLPHEVKGQAIHAYCILRTGYEPSERLAEELRQHVREHMGPIARPEKIHFVDKLPKTRSGKIMRRVLKAQALGMEVGDTSTMED from the coding sequence ATGACGGATCGGCAGTTTGTGGATGGTGAGGTGGTCTTTCCTTCCGAGGAGGTTGTGGCCCGGGCGCGCCTGAAGGACTGGGACGCGATGGCCCGGCGCGCGGCTGAGGACCTCGAAGGCTTCTGGGCGCAGGAGGCCGAGGAGCTGGAGTGGTATCGGAAGTGGGACAAGGTGTTGGACGACAGCGAGAAGCCCTTCTATAAGTGGTTTACCGGCGCCAAGGTCAACATCGTTCACAACTGCCTGGATCGATACCAGAAGAGCTGGCGGCGGAACAAACTGGCTTTGATCTGGATTGGTGAGCCGGGAGATGTGCGGACCTACTCCTATTATGCCCTCAATCGGGAGGTGAACCAGTTTGCCAACGTTCTCAAGGCCATGGGGATCCAGAAGGGGGATCGCATCACCATCTACATGCCTCGTGTGCCCGAGATCGTGATCGCCATGCTGGCCTGTGCCAAGATCGGCGCGGTGCACTCCGTCGTCTACGGTGGGTTCAGTGTAGATGCGTTGCAGGGGCGGATCGAGGACTCGCAGTCCCGCATGGTGATCACGGCCGATGGCGGATGGATGAATGGCAAGATCGTCGAGTTAAAGCGCATGGTGGACGAGGCCCTGAAGCGTTGCCCCTCGGTGGAGACGGTGATCACGGTGCGGCGCACCGGGCATGAGGTCCGCATGGAGCCCGGCCGGGATTACTGGTATCATGACCTGATCGGGCTTCCCATCGCTACGGGGAAATGCCCGACGGAGCAGTTGGACGCCGAGGATCCTCTGTTCATCCTGTACACCTCCGGCACGACTGGGGTCCCCAAGGCGATCCTGCACACCCACGGCGGATACATGGTGGGGATCTACACCACGCTCAAGTACGTCTTCGATATCCAGGATGAGGATCGGTGGTGGTGTGCGGCGGACCCGGGGTGGATCACCGGCCACTCCTACATCGTCTACGGCCCTCTGTTGAACGGAGCCACCACCTTCATGTACGAGGGGGCGCCCACGTATCCCTATCCGGATCGCTGGTGGGCGCTGATCGAGAAGTATGGGATCACCATCCTGTACACGGCTCCCACGGCGATTCGGGGCCTGATGCGCTTCGGCGAATCATGGCCCAATCGCCATGATCTCTCCTCCCTGCGTCTGCTCGGCTCGGTAGGGGAGCCCATCAACCCGGAGGCCTGGCGGTGGTACTACGAGGTAATCGGCGGGGGGCGATGCCCCATTATGGACACCTGGTGGCAGACGGAGACGGGGATGTTCATGATCACGCCGACGCCGGTGGTGCCTCTCAAGCCTGGCTCCGGCACCCGGCCCTTCTTCGGACAGGAGGCGGAGATCGTGGATGAGGATGGGAACCCGGTGCCGGATGGCGAGGAAGGCTACCTGGTGCTGAAGCGCCCCTGGCCTGCCATGATGCGCACCATCTACAAAGACCCTGATCGCTATGTGAGCCAGTATTGGAGTCGGTTCCCCGGCAAGTACATGACCGGCGATTCGGCCAAGCGGGATCGGGACGGGTATTTCTGGATCATCGGCCGTGTGGATGATGTGATCAAGGTGTCGGGGTATCGATTGGGGACGGCGGAGATCGAGAGCGCCCTGGTCAGCCATCCCGCCGTCGCTGAGGCGGCCGCCATCGGCCTGCCGCATGAGGTCAAGGGCCAGGCGATCCATGCCTACTGCATCCTGCGCACCGGCTATGAGCCCTCGGAGAGGCTGGCCGAGGAGCTGCGACAGCATGTGCGAGAGCATATGGGGCCCATCGCCCGGCCTGAGAAGATCCACTTCGTGGATAAGCTCCCCAAGACCCGCTCTGGGAAGATCATGCGTCGTGTGCTGAAGGCGCAGGCTCTGGGAATGGAGGTTGGGGACACCTCGACCATGGAGGACTGA